One window of Pseudomonas urmiensis genomic DNA carries:
- a CDS encoding efflux RND transporter permease subunit codes for MNLSGPFIRRPVATMLLSLAIMLLGGVSFGLLPVAPLPQMDFPVIVVSANLSGASPEVMASTVATPLERKLGAIAGVTTLTSSSNQGSTRVIIGFEQGRDIDGAAREVQAAINATRNLLPSGMRSMPTYKKINPSQAPIMVLSLTSDVLQKGQLYDLADTILSQSLAQVSGVGEVQIGGSSLPAVRISLEPQLLNQYALSLDEVRTAVANANQRRPMGFVEDAERNWQVRANDQLEKAKDYAPLVIRQSDGSILRLSDVATITDSVENRYNSGFFNDQSAVLLVINRQNNANIIETVEQIKAQLPALESLLPASVKLNIAMDRSPVIKATLKEAEHTLLIAVVLVILVVYLFLGNLRASLIPSLAVPVSLVGTFAVMYLCGFSLNNLSLMALILATGLVVDDAIVVLENISRHIENGEPPMRAAFLGAKEVGFTLLSMNVSLVAVFVSILFMGGIVRSLFQEFSITLAAAIIVSLVVSLTLTPMLCARWLRPHQQEQNRLQRWSDKVHQRMVAGYDRSLGWVLRHRRLTLLSLLVTIGVNVALYVVVPKTLMPQQDTGQLMGFIRGDDGLSFTVMQPKMEVYRRALLADPAVQSVAGFIGGNSGTNNAMVLVRLKPIAERKLNAQQVIERLRKEMPKVPGGRLYLMADQDLQLGGGGRDQTTSQYLYTLQSGDLAALREWFPKVTAALRALPELTAIDARDGAGTQQVTLVVDRDQAKRLGIDMEMVTSVLNNAYSQRQISTIYDSLNQYQVVLEINPKYAWDPSTLEQVQVITADGARVPLSAFARYENSLANDRVSHEGQFAAEDIAFDVAEGYSPDQAMAAVERAVAKLGLPEEVIAKLGGTADAFTKTQEGQPLMILGALVLVYLVLGILYESYIHPLTILSTLPSAGVGALLALYVTGGEFSLISLLGLFLLIGVVKKNAILMIDLALQLERQQGMSPEESIRRACLLRLRPILMTTIAAILGALPLMLSSAEGAEMRQPLGLTIIGGLVFSQVLTLYTTPVVYLYLDRLRHRFNRWRGVRTDAALDTPL; via the coding sequence ATGAATCTCTCCGGTCCTTTCATCCGCCGGCCAGTGGCGACCATGCTGCTGAGCCTGGCGATCATGCTGCTCGGTGGCGTGAGCTTCGGCTTGCTACCGGTGGCGCCGCTGCCGCAGATGGACTTCCCAGTGATCGTGGTGTCGGCCAACCTGTCGGGCGCAAGCCCCGAGGTCATGGCTTCCACCGTAGCCACGCCACTGGAGCGCAAGCTCGGTGCCATCGCCGGGGTCACCACCCTGACCAGTAGCTCCAACCAGGGCTCGACCCGGGTGATCATCGGTTTCGAGCAAGGCCGCGATATCGATGGCGCGGCACGCGAGGTGCAGGCGGCGATCAACGCCACCCGCAACCTGCTGCCAAGCGGCATGCGCAGCATGCCCACCTACAAGAAGATCAACCCATCGCAGGCGCCGATCATGGTCCTGTCGTTGACCTCCGACGTCTTGCAGAAGGGCCAGCTGTATGACCTGGCCGACACCATCCTGTCGCAAAGCCTGGCCCAGGTCAGCGGGGTAGGGGAAGTGCAGATCGGCGGCAGCTCGCTGCCGGCGGTGCGCATCTCGCTGGAGCCACAGCTACTCAACCAATACGCGCTGTCGCTCGATGAAGTGCGCACGGCGGTGGCCAACGCCAACCAGCGCCGGCCGATGGGCTTTGTCGAAGACGCCGAGCGCAATTGGCAGGTGCGCGCCAATGACCAGTTGGAGAAAGCCAAGGACTACGCGCCGCTGGTGATTCGCCAGAGCGATGGCTCGATCCTGCGCTTGTCTGATGTGGCGACCATCACCGACAGCGTCGAGAACCGTTACAACAGCGGCTTCTTCAACGACCAGAGCGCGGTGTTGCTGGTGATCAACCGGCAGAACAACGCCAACATCATCGAAACCGTCGAGCAGATCAAGGCGCAGTTGCCGGCCCTGGAATCGCTGCTGCCGGCCAGCGTCAAGCTGAACATCGCCATGGACCGCTCGCCGGTGATCAAGGCGACCCTCAAGGAAGCCGAGCACACCTTGTTGATCGCGGTGGTGCTGGTGATCCTGGTGGTGTACCTGTTCCTCGGCAACCTGCGCGCCTCGCTGATCCCAAGCCTGGCGGTGCCGGTGTCGTTGGTCGGCACGTTCGCGGTCATGTACCTGTGCGGGTTTTCCCTGAACAACCTGTCGCTGATGGCGCTGATTCTGGCCACCGGCCTGGTGGTGGACGATGCCATCGTGGTGCTGGAGAACATCTCCCGGCATATCGAGAACGGCGAGCCACCGATGCGCGCGGCGTTCCTCGGCGCCAAGGAAGTGGGCTTCACCCTGCTGTCGATGAACGTCTCGCTGGTGGCGGTGTTCGTCTCGATCCTGTTCATGGGCGGTATCGTGCGCAGCCTGTTCCAGGAGTTTTCCATCACCCTGGCCGCAGCGATCATCGTCTCGCTGGTGGTATCGCTGACCCTCACGCCGATGCTCTGCGCGCGCTGGTTGCGCCCGCACCAGCAGGAGCAGAACCGCTTGCAACGCTGGAGCGACAAGGTTCACCAGCGCATGGTCGCCGGTTACGACCGCAGCCTGGGTTGGGTCTTGCGTCATCGCCGCCTGACCCTGCTCAGCTTGTTGGTGACCATCGGGGTCAACGTCGCCCTGTACGTAGTGGTGCCCAAGACCCTGATGCCGCAGCAGGACACCGGCCAGCTGATGGGCTTCATCCGCGGCGACGACGGTTTGTCGTTCACCGTGATGCAGCCGAAGATGGAGGTCTACCGCCGCGCGCTGCTCGCAGACCCGGCCGTGCAGAGCGTGGCCGGCTTCATTGGTGGCAATAGCGGCACCAACAACGCCATGGTCCTGGTACGTCTCAAGCCGATTGCCGAACGCAAGCTCAACGCCCAGCAGGTGATCGAGCGCCTGCGCAAGGAAATGCCCAAAGTGCCAGGCGGGCGGCTTTACCTGATGGCCGACCAGGACTTGCAATTGGGCGGCGGCGGGCGCGACCAGACCACCTCGCAGTACCTGTATACCCTGCAAAGTGGTGACCTGGCGGCATTGCGCGAGTGGTTCCCGAAAGTCACCGCGGCCTTGCGCGCACTGCCTGAGCTGACCGCCATCGACGCCCGTGATGGCGCCGGCACCCAGCAAGTGACCCTGGTCGTCGACCGCGATCAGGCCAAGCGCCTGGGCATCGACATGGAAATGGTCACCAGCGTGCTCAACAACGCCTACAGCCAGCGGCAGATATCGACCATCTACGACAGCCTCAACCAGTACCAGGTCGTGCTGGAGATCAACCCCAAGTATGCCTGGGACCCGAGCACCCTGGAGCAAGTCCAGGTGATCACCGCGGACGGCGCACGCGTGCCGCTGTCGGCCTTCGCCCGCTACGAGAACAGCCTGGCCAATGACCGCGTCAGCCACGAGGGCCAGTTCGCCGCCGAAGACATCGCCTTCGACGTTGCCGAAGGCTACAGCCCCGACCAGGCGATGGCCGCGGTGGAGAGGGCAGTGGCCAAGCTTGGTCTGCCCGAGGAAGTGATCGCCAAGCTCGGTGGCACCGCCGATGCCTTTACCAAGACCCAGGAAGGCCAGCCGCTGATGATCCTTGGCGCGCTGGTGCTGGTTTACCTGGTGCTGGGCATTCTCTACGAGAGCTACATCCACCCGCTGACCATTCTTTCGACCTTGCCTTCGGCCGGCGTCGGCGCGTTGTTGGCGTTGTACGTCACCGGTGGCGAGTTCAGCCTGATCTCGCTGCTTGGCCTGTTCCTGTTGATCGGCGTGGTGAAGAAGAACGCCATCCTGATGATCGACCTGGCCCTGCAATTGGAGCGTCAGCAAGGCATGAGCCCGGAGGAGTCGATCCGCCGCGCGTGCCTGCTGCGTCTGCGGCCGATCCTGATGACCACCATCGCCGCCATTCTCGGCGCGCTGCCGTTGATGCTCAGCAGCGCCGAAGGTGCCGAGATGCGCCAGCCATTGGGCCTGACCATCATTGGCGGTCTGGTGTTCAGCCAGGTCCTGACCCTTTACACAACGCCGGTGGTCTACCTCTACCTCGACCGCCTGCGTCACCGATTCAACCGTTGGCGCGGCGTGCGCACCGACGCCGCTCTGGATACCCCGCTATGA
- a CDS encoding MdtB/MuxB family multidrug efflux RND transporter permease subunit, whose translation MNLSRLFILRPVATTLSMLAIVLAGLIAYKLLPVAALPQVDYPTIRVMTLYPGASPQVMTSAVTAPLERQFGQMPGLTQMASTSSGGASVLTLRFSLDMNMDVAEQQVQAAINAASNLLPSDLPAPPVYNKVNPADTPVLTLAISSKTMPLPKLNDLVDTRVAQKLAQISGVGMVSIAGGQRQAVRIKVNVDALAANGLNLDDVRTLIGASNVNQPKGNFDGPTRVSMLDANDQLRSPEEYANLILAYTNGAPLRLKDVAEIVDGAENERLAAWANENQAVLLNIQRQPGANVIEVVDRIKDLLPSITDNLPAGLDVMVLTDRTQTIRAAVTDVQHELLIAIVLVVMVTFVFLRRFSATIIPSIAVPLSLIGTFGVMYLAGFSINNLTLMALTIATGFVVDDAIVMLENISRHIEEGETPMQAALKGARQIGFTLISLTFSLIAVLIPLLFMADVVGRLFREFAITLAVAILISLVVSLTLTPMMCARLLKREPKEQEQSRFYRASGAWIDWLIEHYGRGLQWVLKHQPLTLLVAVGSLVLTVFLYMIVPKGFFPVQDTGVIQGISEAPQSTSFAAMSERQQALSKVILQDPSVQSLSSYIGVDGDNATLNSGRLLINLKPHGERDVTASQVIDRLQPQVDKLVGIRLFMQPVQDLSIEDRVSRTQYQFSLSSPDADMLAQWSGKLVQALQQRAELRDVASDLQDKGLQVYLVIDRDMASRLGINVAQITNALYDAFGQRQISTIYTQASQYRVVLQSQAAASIGPAALESIHVKASDGGQVRLSALARIEQRQAQLAISHIGQFPAVMMSFNLAPGVALGEAVQAIEQVQQDIGMPIGVQTRFQGAAEAFQASLSSTLLLILAAVVTMYIVLGVLYESYIHPVTILSTLPSAAVGALLALILSGNDLGMIAIIGIILLIGIVKKNAIMMIDFALEAERNQGMAPQEAIYQAALLRFRPILMTTLAALFGAVPLMLATGSGAELRQPLGLVMVGGLLVSQVLTLFTTPVIYLYFDRLARRWRPAADAKQAEA comes from the coding sequence ATGAACCTCTCGCGCCTGTTCATCCTGCGACCAGTCGCCACCACGCTGAGCATGCTGGCCATCGTCCTGGCCGGCCTGATCGCCTACAAGCTGCTGCCAGTCGCGGCCTTGCCCCAGGTCGACTACCCGACAATCCGGGTCATGACCCTGTACCCCGGTGCCAGTCCGCAGGTGATGACCAGCGCGGTCACCGCGCCGCTTGAGCGCCAGTTCGGCCAGATGCCAGGCCTGACCCAGATGGCCTCGACCAGTTCCGGCGGCGCCTCGGTGTTGACCCTGCGCTTTAGCCTGGACATGAACATGGACGTCGCCGAGCAGCAGGTGCAGGCTGCGATCAACGCCGCCAGCAATCTGTTGCCCAGCGACCTGCCGGCCCCCCCGGTGTACAACAAGGTCAACCCGGCCGATACCCCGGTGCTGACCCTGGCCATCTCGTCCAAGACCATGCCGCTGCCCAAGCTCAACGACCTGGTCGATACCCGTGTGGCGCAAAAGCTCGCCCAGATCAGCGGCGTGGGCATGGTCAGCATCGCTGGCGGCCAGCGCCAGGCAGTGCGGATCAAGGTCAACGTCGACGCCCTGGCCGCCAACGGCCTCAACCTGGATGACGTGCGCACCTTGATCGGCGCCTCCAACGTCAACCAGCCCAAGGGCAACTTCGACGGCCCGACCCGGGTGTCGATGCTCGATGCCAACGACCAGCTGCGCTCGCCCGAGGAATACGCCAACCTCATCCTCGCCTACACCAATGGCGCGCCGCTGCGCCTGAAGGACGTCGCCGAAATCGTCGATGGCGCTGAAAACGAGCGCCTGGCGGCTTGGGCCAACGAGAACCAGGCGGTGCTGCTCAATATCCAGCGCCAGCCGGGGGCCAACGTCATTGAAGTGGTCGATCGGATCAAGGATTTGCTGCCATCGATCACCGACAACCTGCCGGCCGGCCTGGATGTAATGGTACTCACCGACCGCACCCAGACCATCCGCGCCGCCGTTACCGATGTGCAGCACGAGCTGCTGATCGCCATCGTCCTGGTGGTGATGGTTACCTTCGTGTTCCTGCGCCGCTTCAGTGCGACCATCATTCCCTCGATTGCCGTGCCGCTGTCGTTGATCGGCACCTTCGGTGTGATGTACCTGGCGGGCTTTTCCATCAACAACCTGACCCTGATGGCCCTGACCATCGCCACCGGCTTCGTGGTGGACGATGCCATCGTCATGCTGGAGAACATCTCCCGGCACATCGAGGAGGGCGAGACGCCGATGCAGGCGGCGCTCAAGGGCGCGCGGCAGATTGGCTTTACCCTGATCTCGCTGACCTTCTCGCTGATTGCCGTACTGATCCCGCTGCTGTTCATGGCCGACGTGGTCGGCCGGCTGTTCCGTGAGTTCGCCATCACCTTGGCCGTGGCCATCCTGATTTCCCTGGTGGTGTCGCTGACCTTGACCCCGATGATGTGCGCGCGCTTGCTCAAGCGCGAGCCCAAGGAGCAAGAGCAGAGCCGCTTCTATCGTGCCAGCGGCGCGTGGATCGACTGGCTGATCGAGCACTATGGGCGGGGCCTGCAGTGGGTCCTCAAGCACCAGCCGCTGACGTTGCTGGTGGCGGTCGGCAGCCTGGTGCTGACCGTGTTCCTCTACATGATCGTGCCCAAGGGCTTCTTCCCTGTGCAGGACACCGGGGTGATCCAGGGCATCTCCGAAGCGCCGCAATCGACCTCGTTCGCCGCCATGAGCGAGCGCCAGCAGGCGCTGAGCAAGGTCATTCTGCAAGACCCTTCGGTGCAGAGCCTGTCCTCGTATATCGGCGTCGATGGCGACAACGCCACGCTCAACAGTGGCCGTCTGCTGATCAACCTCAAGCCCCACGGCGAGCGCGACGTCACTGCCAGCCAGGTGATCGATCGCCTGCAACCGCAGGTCGACAAGCTGGTGGGTATTCGCTTGTTCATGCAGCCAGTGCAGGATTTGAGCATCGAAGACCGGGTCAGTCGCACCCAGTATCAGTTCAGCCTGTCCTCACCAGACGCAGACATGCTTGCGCAGTGGAGCGGCAAGCTGGTCCAGGCCCTGCAACAGCGCGCCGAACTGCGCGATGTCGCCAGCGACCTGCAAGACAAGGGCCTACAGGTCTACCTGGTGATCGACCGCGACATGGCCAGCCGCCTGGGCATCAACGTGGCGCAGATCACCAATGCCTTGTACGACGCCTTCGGCCAACGCCAGATATCCACCATCTATACCCAGGCCAGCCAGTACCGCGTGGTGCTGCAGTCGCAGGCTGCGGCCAGCATCGGCCCGGCAGCGTTGGAGTCGATCCACGTCAAGGCCAGCGACGGTGGCCAGGTGCGCCTCTCGGCCCTGGCGCGTATCGAGCAGCGCCAGGCGCAGCTGGCGATCTCGCACATTGGCCAGTTCCCGGCGGTGATGATGTCGTTCAACCTGGCACCAGGCGTGGCCTTGGGCGAGGCAGTCCAGGCCATCGAGCAGGTGCAGCAGGACATCGGCATGCCCATTGGCGTACAGACCCGTTTCCAAGGCGCCGCCGAAGCCTTCCAGGCTTCGCTGTCGAGCACCTTGCTGTTGATCCTGGCGGCGGTGGTGACCATGTACATCGTGCTTGGCGTGCTCTACGAGAGCTACATCCATCCGGTGACTATCCTCTCGACCTTGCCGTCGGCAGCGGTCGGCGCGTTGCTGGCGTTGATCCTCAGCGGTAATGACCTGGGCATGATCGCGATCATCGGCATCATCCTGCTGATCGGTATCGTCAAGAAGAACGCCATCATGATGATCGACTTCGCCCTGGAGGCCGAGCGCAATCAAGGCATGGCGCCGCAAGAGGCGATCTACCAGGCCGCGCTGCTGCGCTTCCGACCGATCCTGATGACCACCCTGGCCGCGTTGTTTGGCGCGGTGCCGTTGATGCTCGCCACCGGCTCCGGTGCCGAGCTGCGTCAGCCGCTGGGCCTGGTGATGGTCGGCGGGTTGCTGGTCAGCCAGGTGCTGACCCTGTTCACCACGCCGGTCATCTACCTGTACTTCGACCGCCTGGCGCGCCGCTGGCGTCCGGCTGCTGACGCCAAGCAGGCCGAGGCATGA
- a CDS encoding MdtA/MuxA family multidrug efflux RND transporter periplasmic adaptor subunit produces the protein MQASVSRSPRRWLIGLLILLLVALLAWWLWPAASTSKEPAGRMGKNGRPGFGGSTEAVPVRVEPVQIGDFPLYYKALGTVTANNTVNVRSRVAGELVKIHFKEGQQVKAGDLLAEIDPRSYRIALQQAEGTLAQNQAQLNNALVDVARYKGLYAEDSIAKQTLDTAQAQVAQFQGLVKTNQAAVSDARLNLEFTQIRAPINGRLGLRQLDLGNLVAANDTTALVVITQTEPISVAFTLPETELSTVLERYRSGAALPVEAWDRGDSKLQATGVLGSLDNQIDTTTGTLKFKGRFENKDQALFPNQFVNVRLLADTLKQVVMAPAAAIQFGNEGTFAYVVNAQNTINVRKLKVGASDGERSVILEGLAAGDRLVLEGTDRLREGSKVEVVEDSSQVPTTPGQHLQGQDANGAIEAGKSDKAGA, from the coding sequence ATGCAAGCTTCCGTCTCCCGCTCCCCTCGTCGCTGGCTCATCGGCCTGCTGATCCTGCTACTGGTGGCCTTGTTGGCCTGGTGGCTGTGGCCCGCTGCGTCGACCTCCAAGGAACCGGCCGGGCGCATGGGGAAAAATGGCCGCCCAGGCTTTGGTGGCTCGACCGAGGCGGTGCCGGTGCGAGTCGAACCGGTGCAGATCGGCGATTTCCCGCTGTATTACAAGGCGTTGGGCACGGTCACGGCGAACAACACGGTCAATGTGCGCAGCCGCGTTGCCGGTGAGCTGGTCAAGATCCATTTCAAGGAAGGCCAGCAGGTCAAGGCAGGCGATCTGCTCGCCGAGATCGATCCGCGCAGCTACCGCATCGCCTTGCAACAGGCCGAAGGCACGCTGGCGCAAAACCAGGCGCAGCTGAACAATGCCCTGGTCGATGTAGCGCGCTATAAAGGCCTGTACGCCGAAGACAGCATCGCCAAGCAAACTCTGGACACCGCCCAAGCGCAGGTGGCGCAGTTCCAGGGCTTGGTCAAGACCAACCAGGCAGCGGTAAGCGATGCCCGGCTGAACCTCGAATTCACCCAGATCCGCGCACCGATCAACGGGCGCTTGGGCCTGCGTCAGCTCGACCTGGGCAACCTGGTTGCCGCTAACGACACCACCGCGCTGGTGGTCATCACCCAGACCGAGCCGATCAGCGTCGCCTTCACCCTGCCGGAAACCGAGCTGAGCACCGTGCTCGAGCGCTATCGCAGCGGCGCGGCGTTGCCGGTCGAGGCCTGGGACCGTGGCGACAGCAAGTTGCAGGCCACCGGTGTACTCGGCAGCCTGGATAACCAGATCGACACCACCACCGGCACCCTCAAATTCAAGGGCCGTTTCGAAAACAAGGACCAGGCCCTGTTCCCCAACCAGTTCGTCAACGTGCGCCTGCTCGCCGATACCCTCAAGCAGGTGGTGATGGCCCCAGCCGCGGCGATCCAGTTCGGTAACGAAGGCACTTTCGCCTACGTGGTCAACGCGCAGAACACCATCAATGTGCGCAAGCTCAAGGTCGGTGCCAGCGATGGCGAACGCAGTGTGATCCTCGAAGGCCTGGCTGCCGGTGATCGATTGGTGCTGGAAGGCACCGACCGCCTGCGCGAAGGCAGCAAGGTCGAAGTGGTCGAAGACAGCTCGCAAGTGCCGACCACCCCCGGTCAGCATTTGCAGGGCCAGGACGCCAATGGCGCGATCGAGGCCGGTAAGTCGGACAAGGCGGGCGCATGA
- the tpx gene encoding thiol peroxidase — translation MAQVTLKGNPVQVKGVLPKAGAQAPAFSLVGADLSDQSLKDFAGKRKVLNIFPSVDTPTCATSVRKFNAQANDLANTVVLCVSADLPFAQARFCGAEGLENVKNLSTLRGREFLENYGVAIADGPLAGLAARAVVVLDENDKVLHSELVGEIAEEPNYEAVLAVLK, via the coding sequence ATGGCTCAAGTGACCCTCAAAGGCAACCCGGTTCAGGTCAAAGGTGTCCTGCCGAAGGCTGGCGCCCAGGCTCCGGCCTTCTCGCTGGTTGGTGCGGACCTGTCTGACCAGTCGCTGAAGGACTTCGCCGGCAAGCGCAAGGTGCTGAACATCTTCCCGAGCGTCGATACCCCCACTTGCGCCACCTCGGTACGCAAGTTCAACGCCCAGGCCAATGACCTGGCCAACACCGTAGTGCTGTGCGTGTCGGCTGACCTGCCGTTCGCCCAAGCGCGTTTCTGCGGCGCCGAAGGCCTGGAAAACGTCAAGAACCTGTCTACCCTGCGTGGTCGTGAGTTCCTCGAAAACTACGGCGTGGCCATTGCTGACGGCCCGCTGGCTGGCCTGGCTGCCCGCGCAGTAGTGGTGCTGGACGAAAACGATAAAGTCCTGCACAGCGAACTGGTTGGCGAGATCGCTGAAGAGCCGAACTACGAAGCAGTGCTGGCTGTCCTGAAGTAA
- a CDS encoding serine/threonine transporter produces MNEQAQGVEQRFEQSSPAVLGSWSRQDTTWMLGLFGTAIGAGTLFLPINAGLGGFWPLLILAILAFPMTYYAHRGLTRFVLSGRSGDITEVVEEHFGIKAGALITILYFFAIFPILLIYSVALTNTVTSFMQHQLHMTPPPRALLSFVLILGLLAIVRCGEQATVKVMSLLVYPFIVALALLALYLVPHWSGGILDTAMQVPSGSAFLHTVWLAIPVMVFSFNHSPIISAFAVDQKRRYGEHADQRSGQILSRAHLLMVAMVLFFVFSCVLTLDSAQLAEAKAQNLSILSYLANHFSNPTIAFAAPLIAFIAIAKSFLGHYIGASEGLKGIISKAGLRPGAKALDRMVAALMLVVCWIVATLNPSILGMIESLGGPIIAVLLFLMPMYAIRKVPSMRKYSGAMSNVFVVVVGLVAITSVVYSLVDSLLG; encoded by the coding sequence ATGAATGAGCAGGCCCAAGGCGTTGAACAACGCTTCGAACAATCGTCCCCCGCCGTCCTCGGCAGCTGGTCGCGTCAAGACACTACCTGGATGCTGGGCCTGTTTGGCACGGCTATCGGCGCCGGAACCCTGTTCCTGCCGATCAACGCAGGCCTGGGCGGCTTCTGGCCGCTGCTGATCCTGGCGATCCTCGCATTCCCCATGACTTACTACGCACACCGCGGCCTGACCCGCTTTGTCCTGTCCGGACGCAGCGGCGACATCACCGAGGTGGTCGAAGAGCATTTCGGCATCAAGGCCGGTGCACTGATCACCATCCTGTACTTCTTTGCCATCTTCCCGATCCTGCTGATCTACAGCGTGGCGTTGACCAACACGGTCACCAGCTTCATGCAGCACCAGCTGCACATGACCCCACCACCGCGCGCGCTGCTGTCGTTCGTGCTGATCCTGGGCCTGCTGGCGATCGTGCGCTGCGGCGAGCAGGCCACGGTCAAGGTCATGAGCCTGCTGGTGTACCCGTTCATCGTTGCCCTGGCGCTGCTGGCGCTGTACCTGGTGCCGCACTGGAGTGGTGGCATCCTCGACACCGCCATGCAGGTGCCGTCCGGCTCGGCCTTCCTGCACACCGTGTGGCTGGCGATTCCTGTGATGGTGTTCTCCTTCAACCACTCGCCGATCATCTCGGCGTTCGCCGTCGACCAGAAGCGTCGCTATGGCGAACATGCCGATCAGCGCAGCGGTCAGATCCTCTCGCGCGCCCACCTGCTGATGGTGGCCATGGTGCTGTTCTTCGTGTTCAGCTGCGTACTGACCCTGGACAGCGCTCAACTGGCTGAAGCCAAGGCGCAGAACCTGTCGATTCTGTCGTACCTGGCCAACCACTTCAGCAATCCGACTATCGCCTTTGCCGCGCCATTGATTGCCTTCATTGCCATCGCCAAGTCGTTCCTGGGTCACTACATTGGCGCCAGCGAAGGCCTTAAAGGCATCATCAGCAAGGCCGGCCTGCGTCCAGGTGCCAAGGCCCTGGATCGCATGGTCGCCGCGCTGATGCTGGTGGTGTGCTGGATCGTCGCCACGCTCAACCCGAGCATCCTGGGCATGATCGAATCACTCGGCGGGCCGATCATCGCCGTGCTGCTGTTCCTGATGCCGATGTACGCCATCCGCAAAGTGCCGTCGATGCGCAAGTACAGTGGCGCGATGTCCAATGTGTTCGTGGTGGTGGTGGGTCTGGTCGCCATTACCTCGGTGGTCTACTCGCTGGTAGACAGCCTGCTGGGCTGA
- a CDS encoding aromatic amino acid transaminase yields the protein MFKHVDAYAGDPILSLMETFKADPRADKVNLSIGLYYDEAGVVPQLAAVAEVEKRLAGQPHEASLYLPMEGLASYRQAIQALLFGTDHPAVAGGRVATVQTVGGSGALKVGADFLKRYFPQSEVWVSNPTWDNHRAIFEGAGFKVNTYPYFDASTRGVDFAGMLATLQSLAPNSVVLLHPCCHNPTGVDLDQSQWQQVVEVVKARELIPFLDIAYQGFGQGLVQDAYAIREMARAGVPCLVSNSFSKIFSLYGERVGGLSVVCDDQATAQSVLGQLKATVRRNYSSPPAFGAQLVAGVLNDAELNAQWTAEVEVMRKRILQMRQGLVDLLGELLPGQDFQFFLEQRGMFSYTGFNVEQVRRLRDEFGVYLIDSGRVCMSGLRPDNLRRVAKAFAAVQK from the coding sequence GTGTTCAAACATGTCGATGCCTATGCCGGCGATCCGATCCTCTCGTTGATGGAAACCTTCAAGGCCGACCCGCGTGCCGACAAGGTCAACCTGAGTATCGGCCTGTACTACGATGAGGCCGGCGTCGTGCCGCAGCTGGCGGCCGTGGCCGAGGTGGAAAAGCGCCTGGCCGGTCAGCCCCATGAAGCTTCGCTGTACCTGCCGATGGAAGGTCTGGCCAGCTACCGCCAGGCGATCCAGGCACTGCTGTTCGGTACCGATCATCCGGCCGTCGCTGGCGGGCGGGTTGCCACCGTGCAGACGGTCGGTGGCTCCGGCGCGCTGAAAGTCGGCGCCGACTTCCTCAAGCGCTACTTCCCGCAGTCCGAAGTCTGGGTGAGCAATCCGACCTGGGACAACCACCGGGCAATCTTCGAAGGCGCGGGATTCAAGGTCAACACCTACCCGTACTTCGATGCGAGCACCCGTGGAGTGGACTTTGCCGGCATGCTGGCAACCCTGCAGAGCCTGGCACCCAACAGCGTGGTGCTGCTGCACCCGTGCTGCCACAACCCGACCGGTGTCGACCTGGACCAGAGCCAATGGCAGCAAGTGGTCGAAGTGGTCAAGGCGCGTGAGCTGATTCCGTTCCTGGATATCGCCTATCAAGGCTTTGGCCAAGGCCTAGTTCAAGACGCCTACGCCATTCGCGAAATGGCCCGTGCCGGTGTCCCGTGCCTGGTCAGCAATTCGTTCTCGAAAATCTTCTCGCTGTATGGCGAGCGGGTAGGGGGCCTGTCGGTGGTCTGTGACGACCAGGCGACTGCGCAGAGCGTGCTGGGTCAGCTCAAGGCCACCGTGCGCCGCAACTACTCCAGCCCACCGGCATTTGGTGCGCAGTTGGTAGCCGGCGTACTGAACGATGCCGAGCTCAATGCCCAGTGGACGGCGGAAGTCGAAGTGATGCGCAAGCGTATCCTGCAAATGCGCCAGGGCCTGGTCGATCTGCTCGGCGAGCTGTTGCCAGGTCAGGACTTCCAGTTCTTCCTCGAGCAGCGTGGCATGTTCAGCTACACCGGTTTCAACGTCGAGCAAGTGCGCCGTCTGCGCGACGAGTTCGGCGTTTACCTGATCGACAGCGGCCGGGTCTGCATGTCGGGGCTGCGCCCAGACAACCTGCGCCGTGTGGCCAAGGCGTTCGCCGCGGTTCAGAAGTAA